Proteins co-encoded in one Brassica rapa cultivar Chiifu-401-42 chromosome A02, CAAS_Brap_v3.01, whole genome shotgun sequence genomic window:
- the LOC103851013 gene encoding uncharacterized protein At1g32220, chloroplastic, with translation MFRSLIRARSQSSSSLVTMSSITQRGNSRPLTEAAGSHSRDKILVLGGNGYVGSHICKEALRQGFSVSSLSRSGRSSLHDSWANDVTWHQGDLLAPESLKPALEGITSVISCVGGFGSNSQMVRINGTANINAVKAAAEGGVKRFVYISAADYGVINNLIRGYFQGKRATEAEILDKFGNRGTVLRPGFIHGTRQVGSIKLPLSLIGAPLEMVLKLFPKEVTKIPLIGPLLIPPVSVKSVAGTAVKAAVDPEFASGVVDVYQILQHKTTPS, from the exons ATGTTTAGGTCTCTGATTCGGGCACGATCACAGTCATCCTCTTCTCTGGTCACCATGTC TTCAATCACTCAGAGAGGAAATTCAAGGCCTTTGACTGAAGCTGCTGGTTCACATTCTAGAGATAAG ATATTGGTTTTGGGAGGAAATGGTTATGTAGGTTCACATATATGCAAGGAGGCACTCAGACAAGGTTTCTCTGTATCCAGTCTTAGCAG GTCAGGAAGATCTTCCCTGCATGATTCATGGGCCAATGATGTTACCTGGCATCAAG GTGATTTGCTTGCACCGGAGTCTCTGAAGCCTGCATTAGAGGGAATAACATCTgtg ATCTCATGCGTTGGTGGTTTCGGTTCCAACTCACAAATGGTCCGAATCAACGGAACTGCAAACATCAATGCTGTTAAAGCTGCTGCTGAGGGAG GTGTGAAGAGGTTTGTGTATATATCAGCTGCTGATTATGGTGTAATAAATAACTTGATTCGAGGCTATTTCCAAGGGAAG AGAGCAACTGAAGCTGAGATTTTGGATAAATTCGGAAACAGAG GAACGGTTCTGAGGCCAGGATTCATACACGGGACACGTCAGGTTGGTAGCATAAAGCTGCCACTTAGTCTCATTGGAGCTCCTCTCGAAATG GTTTTGAAGCTGTTCCCAAAAGAAGTGACGAAAATTCCTCTGATCGGACCGCTTTTAATACCCCCGGTTAGTGTCAAGTCCGTGGCGGGAACTGCGGTGAAAGCTGCAGTTGATCCAGAGTTTGCGTCTGGAGTCGTTGATGTTTACCAGATTCTTCAACACAAGACGACTCCATCTTAA
- the LOC103851012 gene encoding probable endo-1,3(4)-beta-glucanase ARB_01444, producing MDSSNAPYLFPRSDSTVLPDPSRFFSHELLSSPLPTNSFFQNFTLKNGDQPENFHPYLIKTSPSSLSISYPSLTHNPAVVYKAFTSDITITGSDGPDPHSRKTHLISSFSDLGVTLDFLSSNLRFFLVRGSPFVTCSVSNNSSITISTTHAVSSFSGNRSSTKYTVKLNNNQTWLIYSSSPINLVKTGSEINSTGGFSGIIRFVVLPDSNQDSEPILDRFSVCYPVSGDADFTKPFEMEYTWQKRGYGDLLMLAHPLHLKLLSTSSSTTVLDNFRYKSLDGDLVGVVGDTWLLKPDAIPVTWHSLKGIKEDHHREEIISALVQNVDALDSSADVTSASYFYGKLIARAARFVLIAEEVCHLDVIPKIRNYLKSMIEPWLDGSFGPNGFLYDGGLITKLGSRDSGGDFGFGIYNDHHYHLGYFLYAIAVLVKIDNLWGKKYRPQVYALAADYMTLGKKKGSSSVYTRLRCFDFFKLHSWAGGLTEFTDGRNQESTSEAVNGYYSAALLGLAYGDIELAAVASTVLAFEIHAAKMWWQVKEDDTLYPSDFTAENRVVGVLWSTKRDSGLWFAPKEWKECRLGIQLLPILPVSEILFSDVKFAKQLVDWTLPALDREGGVGEGWKGFLYALESMYDKDGAMEKVKGLKGHDDGNSLSNLLWWIHSRNSGDE from the exons ATGGATTCCTCGAACGCTCCTTATCTCTTCCCAAGATCCGACTCAACCGTGTTACCCGACCCATCTCGCTTCTTCAGCCACGAACTCCTCTCCTCCCCTCTCCCTACAAACTCATTCTTCCAAAACTTCACCCTCAAAAACGGCGACCAACCCGAAAACTTCCACCCTTACCTCATCAAAACCTCCCCTTCGTCTCTCTCCATCTCATACCCATCTCTCACTCACAACCCCGCTGTCGTCTACAAAGCCTTCACCTCCGACATCACCATCACCGGGTCGGATGGACCCGACCCGCACTCAAGAAAAACACACTTAATCTCTTCCTTCAGCGACCTCGGCGTCACTCTAGACTTCCTTTCCTCCAACCTCAGATTCTTCCTCGTCAGAGGAAGCCCCTTCGTCACCTGCTCCGTCTCCAACAACTCCTCCATCACAATCTCAACAACCCACGCGGTTTCATCCTTCTCCGGTAACAGGTCATCAACCAAGTACACCGTAAAGCTCAACAACAACCAGACATGGCTCATATACTCCTCCTCCCCGATCAACCTGGTCAAAACCGGTTCCGAAATTAACTCAACCGGTGGATTTTCCGGTATAATCCGGTTCGTCGTCTTACCGGATTCAAATCAAGACTCCGAACCAATACTCGACCGGTTCAGCGTCTGTTACCCAGTCTCAGGAGACGCTGACTTCACGAAACCGTTTGAAATGGAGTACACGTGGCAGAAGAGAGGCTACGGAGACCTCCTCATGCTCGCTCACCCTCTCCACCTCAAGCTCTTATCAACCTCATCATCAACCACCGTTCTCGACAACTTCCGTTACAAAAGCCTCGACGGAGATCTTGTAGGCGTCGTAGGAGACACGTGGCTTCTAAAACCAGACGCTATCCCAGTGACGTGGCACTCACTCAAAGGAATCAAAGAAGATCACCACCGCGAGGAGATAATATCGGCCCTCGTCCAAAACGTCGACGCATTGGACTCGTCCGCTGACGTCACGAGCGCGTCGTACTTCTACGGGAAACTAATCGCGCGTGCCGCGAGGTTTGTTTTAATCGCGGAAGAGGTTTGCCACCTCGACGTGATCCCGAAGATTCGAAACTATTTAAAGAGCATGATCGAGCCGTGGCTGGACGGGAGTTTCGGACCGAACGGGTTCCTCTACGATGGCGGTCTGATCACGAAGCTCGGTTCTAGAGACTCGGGAGGAGACTTCGGGTTCGGGATTTACAACGACCACCACTATCATCTAGGTTACTTTCTGTACGCGATCGCTGTGCTCGTTAAAATCGATAACTTGTGGGGCAAGAAATATAGGCCTCAGGTTTATGCTCTGGCGGCGGATTACATGACGCTTGGGAAGAAGAAGGGTTCGAGTTCGGTTTATACGCGTTTGAgatgttttgattttttcaagCTTCATTCATGGGCTGGTGGGTTGACGGAGTTTACTGACGGGAGGAATCAGGAGAGTACTAGTGAGGCTGTTAACGGTTATTACTCTGCTGCTTTGTTGGGGTTGGCGTATGGTGATATAGAGCTGGCGGCGGTTGCTTCGACGGTTTTGGCGTTCGAGATTCACGCCGCGAAGATGTGGTGGCAG GTGAAAGAAGACGACACTTTGTACCCGAGCGATTTCACGGCGGAGAATCGTGTGGTTGGGGTATTATGGTCGACGAAGAGAGACAGTGGCTTATGGTTCGCGCCAAAAGAATGGAAAGAATGTCGCCTCGGAATCCAGTTATTACCGATACTTCCTGTGTCGGAGATTCTGTTCTCGGATGTGAAATTCGCGAAGCAGCTCGTGGATTGGACTTTGCCTGCGTTGGATAGAGAAGGCGGCGTCGGAGAAGGGTGGAAAGGATTTTTGTATGCTTTGGAAAGTATGTACGACAAAGATGGAGCGATGGAGAAGGTTAAAGGATTGAAAGGGCATGATGATGGGAACTCTCTGAGTAATCTATTGTGGTGGATTCACAGTAGAAACTCTGGTGATGAATGA
- the LOC103851015 gene encoding TBC1 domain family member 10B has protein sequence MEKKKTDDSEPVPVIAPVDRFGFLKQEQGNSPHRFIKTRSSTNYEKEERRVTKWRKMIGAGGSDWKHYLRRKPHVVKRRIRKGIPDCLRGLVWQLISGSRDLLLMNPGVYEQLVVYETSASELDIIRDISRTFPSHVFFQKRHGPGQRSLYNVLKAYSVYDRDVGYVQGMGFVAGLLLLYMSEEDAFWLLVALLKGAVHSPMEGLYQAGLPLVQKYLLQFDQLVRELMPKLGEHFTQEMINPSMYASQWFITVFSYSFPFHSALRIWDVFLAEGINIVFKVGLALLKHCHDDLVKLPFEELMHALRNFPEDAMDPDTLLPLAYSIKVAKRLEEMKQDGEKAVAKPAQTVNPVQQ, from the exons atggaaaagaagaaaacagaTGACAGTGAACCTGTCCCTGTCATTGCACCGGTTGATAGATTTGGGTTTCTGAAGCAAGAACAAGGCAACTCTCCTCATCGTTTCATTAAAACCAGATCATCTACCAACTATGAAAA GGAGGAGAGAAGGGTGACGAAATGGAGGAAGATGATAGGAGCTGGAGGCAGTGACTGGAAGCATTACCTCAGAAGAAAACCTCACGTTGTCAAAAGGCGGATTCGAAAAGGCATCCCTGACTGCTTAAGGGGCCTAGTCTGGCAGCTGATCTCCGGAAGCAGAGACCTTTTGCTCATGAACCCCGGTGTTTATGAG CAACTGGTGGTCTATGAGACGTCTGCATCAGAACTAGATATCATTAGGGACATATCTCGCACCTTCCCATCACATGTTTTCTTCCAGAAGAGACATGGACCAGGCCAAAGATCATTATACAATGTTTTAAAAGCTTACTCTGTCTATGACAGAGATGTTGGATACGTTCAGGGAATGGGGTTTGTAGCTGGTTTGTTGCTTCTGTATATGAGCGAAGAAGATGCGTTTTGGTTATTAGTTGCGTTGCTCAAAGGAGCTGTTCACTCTCCAATGGAAGGATTGTATCAG GCAGGGCTTCCTCTTGTACAGAAGTATCTGTTACAGTTTGATCAGTTGGTAAGAGAGCtaatgccgaagctaggagaaCATTTCACTCAAGAAATGATCAATCCCAGTATGTATGCAAGCCAATGGTTCATAACAGTCTTCTCCTACTCGTTTCCTTTCCACTCAGCTCTAAGAATCTGGGATGTGTTTCTAGCTGAG GGTATAAATATTGTGTTCAAAGTGGGGTTAGCATTGTTGAAGCACTGCCATGATGATTTGGTGAAGTTGCCATTTGAGGAACTTATGCATGCTTTGAGGAACTTTCCTGAAGATGCCATGGATCCTGATACTTTGCTTCCTTTGGCTTACTCCATCAAG GTAGCAAAGCGTTTGGAAGAGATGAAACAGGATGGTGAGAAGGCTGTAGCTAAACCGGCTCAAACGGTCAACCCGGTTCAGCAATAG